From Erigeron canadensis isolate Cc75 chromosome 5, C_canadensis_v1, whole genome shotgun sequence:
CAAATCATTGTGAGTgtcatcaccgccgcattgcgcaggtaccatactcgttttttttttaaattcaaccCATACTAGTGTAAACTTATTCCAACTTATTTAAACTGGGTTTCTTTGCgccttttatttttctaattggGTAAAATTGGGctattcaaaacaaaaacaaatgggCTTAATCGTGGATTGCAAAAACCAAAATAAGTAAATTAGTAAATTCCTCCAACAGGTCTAAACGGGTTGAGCGGGTTTATAATTGTGATCCGTTTTCACTTTCGTCTCCAAGTTCCAACATAGAAACGCAACTACTCAATCAAGAGGTAATCGTTTCTTAAAATTCAATAGTAATATCATTGTAagtttcttgatttttattcaatttagggttttcaattTTTCTTACTAATTTATGATTGATTTTATTTCCTGGCTTGCATATTTATTGTTTTAGATTTAGTCATTTAAGGGTTTATAAATTAGGTTAACTGGACTCATAGTTTAtgctctatatatacatatatacatgtaggGGTGACACAAAATGAGTCTAGCCAAAAGAAAGTCCATAAAaagtccattgattttcgtaacttacacactaccatcatcatctactatgatatacaagacttttttgtaaaaatactaAGACGTCCGGCGACCCggtggccggaaaatcatggtggtggtcggagttaacttacacatgtgtaagttacatggactttttttggactttttttagccGGACTGAAATTATCTTtcacctatacatatatatatatatatatatatatgtatgtatattttcaCAAACAATACTATTACAGTAAATTGTTCTAGTTTGCTGTTACTGCTGCTGTGTTTAGGTGCAGACCTACCCTAGCTCCACTTTGATGTTTGTTCCTTTAATGCCaacaaacattaataaaataaaaaaaaaaagctaattgCTTTTGTTAATAATGGGAAATTTTGATTTAGCaatattattatgtaatatatatatatatgttgggaTCATACTTGATATGAAAGGAGTGTTCTTTTGTCTACCTTGATTATATTTGAAAGTTACAGAAAAATTCACAGTATTGAAATAAAGCTAAAATTCGCAGCATTGACCCTGACCGACCCACTATTTTGAAATGACCCGCGTTGACATGCATTCGTTTTGACCCTTTACCCACACTTGCcagacccacccattttgcgaGGCCTAGTTTTTAACACAGATGCTTGTTGTTAATATGAGATTGTGTTTTTGCaggatatttttttattttgtaatagtGAAATATAATGGCGGACTTGGAAGATATGCTTCTTGAAGCTGCAGGGGTAACTGGAAAAAACCAGCATCAATCCCCACCCCCTTCGAGGAGGCCACCAAAGGGTTCTtattctgatgatgacgatggaAGTGATAATGATTCTTCAAGGGATGGTGACTCTGATTATGATCGTCGTGGTGGGTATAGTGGCACCAGGAAGCCTTCTTCTGCTTCTCATGTTCCTTTAAAGAAAAGACCAGATCCTGTTGAACGAGATGATGAACGTAGCAGCAGCAACAGCAGCCGTGAAGACTATGATGAACAggacgacgacgatgatgatgttGCCGATCGGTATGATCGTGACGGTGATAGCGATGGCGCATCTTATAATAGTGATCTTTACATAGATGAAAATGATAGGAGAAAGCTTGCTAAATTGTCTGAGCTTGACAGAGAGTATATACTAGAAGAACGTGCTAACAAGAGAAGTGATAAggatatgaaaattaatatgaagaagaagaaagaacagTCTAAGCATACAAGAAAACATAGCCCCCCACCTCACTCTGTAAGCCGGGGAGTGCGCTCTTCTGGTCGCTCAGCTGATCGTACATCTGCACAAAAAGAAACCTTGGACAAATTAcgtaacaaacaaaaattacgTCATCAAGATCCAGAGTCTCATTCGAAACGCAGAGATGCTGATACAGAAAGGAAACGAAAGCACTATCCAGACTCACCTACTAAAAGTCCCTCGAGTCATAGTGATGATGCAGATGGAAATTCAACAGGTGCAATGAATGATAATGTTGATGACAATGTGGATTCGGTTACATACGAGGATGTGAAGGGAATCACCATCAGAAGGTCTAAACTAGCTAAAATGTTTATGGAGCCTTTCTTTGAGGAGTTAATTGTTGGTTGTTTTGTTAGGGTTGGCATTGGGAAGTCAAAGACCGGGCCGATTTACCGGCTCTGCATAGTTAGAAATGTAGATGCAGCTGACCCTTACAGACAATACAAGCTGGAAAACAAGATGACTCATAAATATCTGAATGTTGTCTGGGGAAGTGAAAATTCTGCTGCCAGGTGGCAGATGGCGATGGTATCAGACTCACCACCTATCAAAGAAGAGTTTGATCAATTAAAAAAAGAGATT
This genomic window contains:
- the LOC122600511 gene encoding protein RTF1 homolog, coding for MADLEDMLLEAAGVTGKNQHQSPPPSRRPPKGSYSDDDDGSDNDSSRDGDSDYDRRGGYSGTRKPSSASHVPLKKRPDPVERDDERSSSNSSREDYDEQDDDDDDVADRYDRDGDSDGASYNSDLYIDENDRRKLAKLSELDREYILEERANKRSDKDMKINMKKKKEQSKHTRKHSPPPHSVSRGVRSSGRSADRTSAQKETLDKLRNKQKLRHQDPESHSKRRDADTERKRKHYPDSPTKSPSSHSDDADGNSTGAMNDNVDDNVDSVTYEDVKGITIRRSKLAKMFMEPFFEELIVGCFVRVGIGKSKTGPIYRLCIVRNVDAADPYRQYKLENKMTHKYLNVVWGSENSAARWQMAMVSDSPPIKEEFDQLKKEIDTHGGRMPSKQEVLDKRDAIEKTNSYVYSAETVKQMLHDKKSTIRRPLNVAAEKDRLREALEVAQTKHDEVEVEKIKAKLQELEASRQTQQKDNKAIRLAEMNRKNRVENFKNASEVKPLNAKAGEAGYDPFSRRWTRSRNYYVSKPGEAAAEASQAAAVAGLDGGNITKAGLVATVVALEAAADAGKLVDTSAPVDHGTESNMLHDFDLPISLAALQKFGGPHGVQAGFMARKQRVEATVGCQVPENDGRRHALTLSVSDYKRRRGLL